DNA sequence from the Candidatus Brocadiia bacterium genome:
TGAAGAAAGTGTTTGTTACCGGCCTGGTCATCGCCGGATTGATAGCCGCCTGGGGATGCGGCAAGTCCGAAGACAGTCCCGCTAATAGGGGCAACAAGACCGCCCCGACCACCGAGGCACCCAAAGCCGAGCAACCCGCGCCGCCGGCCGCTAAGGCAACCGCTACCGCCACGGCCACCGTCGAGGTCAAGGCCGAGGCCAAACCGGCCGTCCTGCCCCACGTCATTACCGACGCCGAGGTC
Encoded proteins:
- a CDS encoding YHS domain-containing protein, whose amino-acid sequence is MKKVFVTGLVIAGLIAAWGCGKSEDSPANRGNKTAPTTEAPKAEQPAPPAAKATATATATVEVKAEAKPAVLPHVITDAEVGLKAKCPVMGTDITVDKNTLSAEYNGKVYYFCCAGCPEEFTKTPEKFATPAASTTPPAK